A stretch of the Actinoalloteichus fjordicus genome encodes the following:
- a CDS encoding ParA family protein, with protein MHTVAVLSLKGGVGKTTVALGLASAAMRRGLRTLVVDLDPQCNATSALEPEDAEADLADVLAEPSPSVLASAVVPSGWGEDVHVLVGSEDAELHNTPDPSLKRLSTLSRVLGAVNELNIAQERPFQLVLLDCPPSLGRLTRSALVAAHRALLVAEPTMFAVSGVQRAFEAVQTERDENNPELQPLGVVVNRVRPRSHEHQFRINELREIFGPLVMPVVLPDRLAVQQAQGACMPIHQWGTPGAREVSLAFNLLLARVLRAGRGRRTRARAEEDSEAG; from the coding sequence GTGCATACCGTGGCAGTCCTCAGCCTGAAAGGTGGTGTGGGCAAGACGACCGTCGCGCTGGGACTGGCTTCGGCAGCCATGCGACGCGGCTTGCGCACCCTGGTCGTCGACCTCGACCCGCAGTGCAATGCGACGTCGGCGCTGGAACCCGAGGACGCCGAGGCGGACCTCGCCGACGTCCTGGCCGAACCGAGTCCCTCCGTGCTGGCCTCGGCCGTCGTGCCCAGCGGCTGGGGTGAGGACGTCCATGTGCTCGTCGGCTCCGAGGACGCCGAGCTGCACAACACGCCCGACCCCAGCCTGAAACGACTGTCGACCCTGTCGCGGGTCCTCGGTGCCGTCAACGAGCTGAACATCGCCCAGGAACGGCCTTTCCAGCTCGTCTTACTCGACTGTCCCCCTTCGCTGGGCAGGCTGACCCGATCCGCACTGGTCGCCGCGCATCGCGCGCTGCTGGTCGCCGAGCCGACGATGTTCGCGGTCTCCGGCGTGCAGCGTGCCTTCGAGGCCGTGCAGACCGAGCGTGACGAGAACAATCCCGAGCTCCAGCCGCTGGGCGTCGTGGTCAATCGCGTCCGGCCGCGTTCGCACGAACACCAGTTCCGGATCAACGAGCTGCGGGAGATCTTCGGCCCGCTGGTGATGCCGGTCGTGCTGCCGGATCGGCTCGCCGTGCAGCAGGCGCAGGGCGCGTGCATGCCGATCCATCAGTGGGGCACTCCCGGCGCCCGTGAGGTCTCCCTGGCCTTCAATCTGCTGCTGGCCAGGGTCCTGCGGGCAGGTCGGGGCCGCCGGACCCGGGCGCGTGCCGAGGAGGACTCGGAGGCGGGCTGA
- a CDS encoding class I SAM-dependent methyltransferase, with the protein MRSEAVHRVLIAELAAARARQAGRAPRAPRVLDVGGGTGVWAVPIAASGCAVTVIDSSPDALATLRRRAADAGVAERVLGVQGDIETLGDLVPSADVDLVLGHDVLEFVEDPAAALRSLAAVLVPGGAVSVLVSNRYAAVIHRTLAGRLDEARELLTDPAGRLGSRDGTHNRDPLLRRFDAAGLSALLSEAGLAVETVQGDGVLSDLVPGTVLQTSLATGETLTELERAAVGHPALLATATRLHALGRRDEGTVESRVESITP; encoded by the coding sequence ATGCGTTCCGAGGCCGTCCACCGCGTTCTGATCGCCGAACTCGCCGCCGCGCGAGCCCGGCAGGCGGGCCGTGCTCCGCGCGCCCCTCGTGTCCTGGACGTCGGCGGCGGCACCGGAGTGTGGGCGGTGCCCATCGCGGCGTCCGGCTGCGCCGTCACGGTGATCGACTCCAGCCCGGACGCCTTGGCGACGCTGCGCCGCCGAGCCGCCGACGCGGGCGTCGCCGAGCGCGTGCTCGGCGTGCAGGGCGACATCGAGACGCTCGGCGACCTCGTCCCGTCGGCCGACGTCGACCTCGTGCTCGGCCACGACGTGCTGGAGTTCGTCGAAGACCCGGCCGCGGCCCTTCGGTCGCTCGCGGCCGTGCTCGTGCCCGGTGGAGCGGTCTCGGTCCTGGTGTCCAACCGCTATGCGGCCGTGATCCATCGCACGCTCGCGGGCAGGCTGGACGAGGCGCGGGAGTTGTTGACCGACCCGGCGGGGCGGCTGGGCTCTCGGGACGGGACCCACAACCGGGACCCGCTGCTGCGGCGTTTCGACGCCGCAGGACTGTCGGCCCTGCTGAGCGAGGCGGGGCTGGCCGTCGAGACGGTGCAGGGCGACGGGGTGCTGTCCGACCTGGTTCCGGGCACCGTCCTGCAGACCTCCCTCGCGACGGGGGAGACGCTGACCGAGCTGGAGCGGGCGGCCGTCGGACACCCCGCACTGCTCGCGACGGCGACCAGGCTGCACGCGCTCGGCCGACGAGACGAGGGCACCGTCGAATCCAGAGTCGAGTCGATCACACCCTGA
- a CDS encoding DUF3040 domain-containing protein, protein MPLSEHEQRLLDQIERALYAEDPKFASSVRGARLRKPARRRRLQGIALLVVGLVMLVLGVVLPVRVADIPIISVLGFLLMFGGVALMLMALRSTPAEGEESQGETAEESAAPPSRRPRSSFSQRMEERFRRRMDGDR, encoded by the coding sequence ATGCCACTCTCCGAGCACGAGCAGCGACTGCTCGACCAGATCGAGCGCGCGCTCTATGCCGAGGACCCGAAGTTCGCCTCCAGCGTGCGTGGAGCACGACTGCGCAAGCCCGCCAGGCGTCGCCGCCTGCAAGGCATCGCGCTGCTGGTGGTCGGTCTCGTCATGCTGGTGCTGGGGGTGGTCCTGCCGGTGCGTGTGGCGGACATCCCGATCATCAGCGTGCTCGGCTTTCTGCTCATGTTCGGTGGTGTCGCCCTGATGCTGATGGCTCTCCGTTCCACACCGGCGGAGGGCGAGGAGTCTCAGGGCGAGACTGCGGAAGAGAGTGCGGCACCGCCGTCGCGCCGTCCGAGGAGCTCCTTCTCGCAACGTATGGAGGAGCGATTCCGCAGGCGCATGGACGGTGATCGCTGA
- a CDS encoding transglutaminase family protein produces the protein MSVSWTAREQDSATAAVAGGAVICAATAIAGVVAPMSWLLFAVVAVVAIVSAGILLRTLQVPAPLVVACQFIVLVFLITAVFSRQGVLMVLPGPEAVDDLQSLLMQATSEVRIGIPPIETTAAITAVLVAALGLVAILVDLLAVSVKAPAAAGLVLLTVFAVPASLAPEMLPWWTFVLGAVGFATLLAVDGRLKALGWRRAGGSGSGRTEPGRSPMVAITAAAAVLALGMGSTLTFIGTDGRLPGTGGGTQGIGFQPFTSLRGQLNQSDVELFRVRGLEDPRYLRLFTLDQYVAGEGWEMGPLQDGGPAEGALPLPVGTPIPSDITSVQIEPTNFEDPWLPVYGTPTALRGVDDSWRYDERSGTVYGDRQIAEPYTVETSLATPSFAELQAAPDPVDVDPVYLNIEGIPDEVIALAGEITAGAPTAADRAKALNDFFTEPENGFTYSLETEQGSHSDALSDFLLDSRTGYCEQFSSAMAALLRTVGVPSRVALGFTGGYNAGEYRVIGTREAHAWVEAYFQDIGWVTFEPTPSDGRMITPNYLNEDLPDQVDTPTPTEDTAPAETTTTSTSTTDDATSQDLSLGGGATPSKGAPPGALWIWTAAALLAMLGAAVLSWLGGRSVPSGRTGRAGPPDADGTLRLRMLLLAVALAAALPWLWWLLLPAGPAGWWWLPLVPLAAVCGLLGPSFLRSRQRTARFRTISALGPGAASAAWRELLAEAGDRGTDVSPSETVRTTAGRLIRQFSLDPRGAHALGTLVSEVERDWYGQAGQVDPTLPAAMHTVAQSLRQTAPMSWTARLLPRSVLRPRTGRA, from the coding sequence ATGAGCGTGTCGTGGACGGCACGGGAGCAGGACTCCGCGACCGCGGCCGTCGCGGGTGGAGCGGTGATCTGCGCCGCCACGGCCATCGCAGGCGTGGTCGCGCCGATGAGCTGGCTGCTGTTCGCCGTCGTGGCCGTCGTGGCGATCGTCAGCGCGGGCATCCTGCTGCGCACGCTTCAGGTTCCCGCGCCGCTGGTGGTGGCGTGTCAGTTCATCGTGCTGGTCTTCCTCATCACCGCCGTCTTCAGCAGGCAGGGCGTCCTCATGGTCCTGCCTGGGCCGGAGGCGGTGGACGACCTTCAGTCGCTGCTCATGCAGGCCACCTCCGAGGTGCGGATCGGCATTCCGCCGATCGAGACCACGGCCGCGATCACCGCCGTGCTGGTGGCGGCGCTCGGTCTGGTGGCGATCCTGGTGGACCTGCTCGCGGTGTCGGTCAAGGCTCCCGCCGCCGCAGGGCTCGTGCTGCTCACCGTGTTCGCGGTGCCCGCGTCACTGGCACCGGAGATGCTGCCGTGGTGGACCTTCGTCCTCGGCGCCGTCGGATTCGCGACCCTGCTCGCGGTGGACGGCAGGCTCAAGGCCCTGGGCTGGCGGCGGGCGGGCGGGTCGGGCTCCGGACGGACCGAGCCGGGGCGGTCTCCCATGGTGGCGATCACCGCCGCAGCGGCCGTGCTGGCGCTGGGCATGGGCTCGACGCTGACGTTCATCGGCACCGACGGCAGGCTGCCCGGCACCGGCGGCGGGACCCAGGGCATCGGGTTCCAGCCCTTCACCTCGCTGCGCGGCCAGTTGAACCAGAGCGACGTGGAGCTGTTCCGGGTGCGGGGCCTGGAGGATCCCCGGTATCTACGGCTGTTCACGCTCGACCAGTACGTCGCGGGCGAGGGCTGGGAGATGGGGCCGCTGCAGGACGGCGGGCCTGCGGAGGGCGCGCTGCCGCTGCCGGTCGGCACGCCGATCCCGTCCGACATCACCAGTGTGCAGATCGAACCGACGAACTTCGAGGACCCGTGGCTGCCGGTCTACGGGACGCCGACCGCGCTGCGCGGCGTGGACGACAGCTGGCGGTACGACGAGCGCAGCGGCACCGTCTACGGCGATCGTCAGATCGCCGAGCCCTACACCGTGGAGACCTCCCTCGCCACGCCTAGCTTCGCCGAGCTCCAGGCCGCACCCGACCCGGTCGACGTCGATCCGGTGTATCTGAACATCGAGGGCATTCCCGACGAGGTGATCGCCCTGGCAGGCGAGATCACCGCAGGCGCGCCCACCGCCGCGGACCGGGCCAAGGCGCTCAACGACTTCTTCACCGAGCCGGAGAACGGCTTCACCTACAGCCTCGAGACCGAGCAGGGCAGCCATTCCGACGCGTTGAGCGACTTCCTGCTCGATTCCAGGACCGGCTACTGCGAGCAGTTCTCCTCGGCGATGGCCGCCCTGCTGCGGACCGTCGGAGTGCCCTCCCGGGTGGCCCTCGGTTTCACCGGCGGTTACAACGCGGGCGAGTACCGGGTCATCGGCACCCGAGAGGCCCACGCGTGGGTGGAGGCCTACTTCCAGGACATCGGCTGGGTGACCTTCGAACCGACGCCCTCCGACGGCCGGATGATCACTCCGAACTACCTGAACGAGGACCTGCCCGACCAGGTCGACACGCCGACGCCGACTGAGGACACGGCGCCCGCGGAGACGACCACGACGAGCACCTCCACCACCGACGACGCCACCTCGCAGGACCTGAGCCTGGGCGGCGGCGCCACGCCGAGCAAGGGCGCCCCGCCCGGCGCCCTGTGGATCTGGACGGCGGCGGCGCTGCTCGCGATGCTGGGAGCGGCGGTGCTGTCGTGGCTCGGTGGACGATCCGTCCCGTCGGGCCGGACGGGTCGAGCCGGTCCGCCGGACGCCGACGGCACACTCCGCCTGCGGATGCTGTTGCTCGCCGTTGCGCTCGCCGCCGCGCTGCCGTGGCTGTGGTGGCTGCTGCTCCCCGCCGGACCGGCCGGGTGGTGGTGGCTGCCACTGGTGCCGCTGGCGGCGGTCTGCGGCCTGCTGGGCCCCTCCTTCCTGCGGTCTCGACAGCGCACCGCCCGGTTCCGCACGATCTCGGCGCTCGGCCCGGGTGCGGCGAGCGCCGCCTGGCGCGAACTGCTGGCCGAGGCGGGCGATCGGGGCACCGACGTCAGCCCGAGCGAGACGGTGCGAACCACGGCGGGCAGGCTGATCCGGCAGTTCTCGCTCGATCCTCGCGGAGCCCACGCCCTCGGCACGCTGGTCTCCGAGGTCGAACGTGACTGGTACGGGCAGGCTGGACAGGTCGATCCCACACTGCCTGCGGCCATGCACACCGTCGCGCAGAGCCTGCGACAGACCGCACCGATGTCGTGGACGGCGCGACTGCTGCCCCGCTCGGTGCTGCGTCCCAGAACCGGGCGGGCCTGA
- a CDS encoding DUF58 domain-containing protein, with protein MRRALAGLTTRGRCLLAAGIAAALCALVLNERDLARVALFTIALPLIAAGVASRSSSGVAVERLIVPTRVQAGHSAEVRLRVWGRGRLRAGSLLLEDSVPYAVGERPRFLTPRPHQRRPLLLSYRIRPSTRGFHRVGPLLLKVTDSFGLAEFDRETAGTSSVIVVPTVQTLHGVPGGSGLGAGEDGSIRLRSGQGEDDAIVRPYRQGDDLRKVHWKSTARRDELMVRVEDRPWRGGTTVLLDTRSAAHRGMGPTSSLEWAISFAASVCVHLHRFSHQVRLCTDDGQVLAGGSGDGGHGDSRVLDALAMLAPSHRRDLRWTSDPGAGQETFAVLGAVTPGAAEELARHRPRGLRSAAVLVDVRAWAGSDQPAAPDPAPAAALLRAAGWSVVVARPDQVMSAIWAELCRADLQRGAAVYAGDHGRNA; from the coding sequence ATGCGCAGGGCACTGGCAGGACTGACCACCCGAGGGCGCTGCCTGCTGGCGGCGGGGATCGCGGCGGCGTTGTGCGCGCTGGTGCTCAACGAGCGCGACCTTGCCAGGGTCGCGCTCTTCACCATCGCGCTGCCGTTGATCGCCGCCGGGGTGGCGAGCCGGTCGAGCAGCGGGGTGGCGGTGGAGCGGCTGATCGTCCCCACCCGCGTGCAGGCAGGCCACTCGGCCGAGGTCCGGCTGCGAGTATGGGGTCGGGGCAGGCTGCGCGCCGGATCGCTGCTGTTGGAGGACTCGGTCCCCTATGCCGTCGGTGAGCGGCCCCGTTTTCTCACTCCTCGGCCGCATCAGCGCAGACCGCTGTTGCTGAGCTATCGGATCAGGCCGTCGACACGCGGCTTCCACCGCGTGGGACCGCTGCTGCTGAAGGTCACCGACAGCTTCGGCCTCGCCGAGTTCGACCGAGAGACCGCAGGCACGTCCTCGGTGATCGTGGTCCCGACGGTGCAGACGCTGCACGGCGTGCCGGGCGGTTCCGGGCTGGGCGCAGGCGAGGACGGCTCGATCCGGCTGCGCTCCGGGCAGGGCGAGGACGACGCCATCGTCCGGCCGTATCGCCAGGGCGATGATCTGCGGAAGGTACACTGGAAGTCGACGGCACGACGCGACGAGCTGATGGTGCGGGTCGAGGACCGCCCGTGGCGGGGCGGGACGACCGTCCTGCTCGACACGAGATCGGCGGCGCATCGGGGAATGGGCCCGACGTCCAGTCTGGAATGGGCGATCTCGTTCGCGGCCAGCGTGTGCGTGCACCTGCACCGCTTCAGCCACCAGGTCCGGCTGTGCACCGATGACGGACAGGTGTTGGCGGGCGGGTCCGGCGACGGCGGGCACGGGGACTCACGGGTGCTCGACGCGCTCGCCATGCTCGCCCCGTCCCACCGCCGTGACCTGCGATGGACGAGCGATCCTGGTGCGGGCCAGGAGACCTTCGCCGTGCTCGGCGCGGTCACGCCCGGCGCCGCGGAGGAGCTGGCTCGGCATCGACCGAGGGGACTGCGCAGCGCGGCGGTGCTGGTGGACGTGCGCGCGTGGGCCGGTTCGGATCAGCCTGCCGCACCCGATCCGGCACCCGCTGCGGCGTTACTGCGGGCGGCGGGCTGGTCGGTCGTCGTCGCCCGACCCGACCAGGTGATGAGCGCGATCTGGGCGGAGCTGTGTCGGGCGGACCTGCAACGCGGTGCGGCCGTCTACGCAGGCGATCACGGGAGGAACGCATGA
- a CDS encoding AAA family ATPase, which yields MTSSIHPTAPPAAQHGEPPEARPTAGLGEVQQVAGAISANVERVLVGKPEVVRTAMVTLLAEGHLLVEDVPGVGKTSLAKALGKSIDCTVSRIQFTPDLLPSDITGVSIYNRQNSEFEFRPGPVFANIVVGDEINRASPKTQSALLECMAEHQVTVDGKTYPLGAPFMVVATQNPVEMEGTYALPEAQRDRFTARVSIGYPDPQAELAMVDEHSGHDPMADLRPVSTAAHVLELVKAVRGVHLATEVRRYAVELVSASRRLPELRLGASPRATLHLVKAARAQAALLGRDFVVPDDVQAVAIPVLAHRLVLTAEAHAARRTSSELVRALLHRVPVPQGGGPVPPGGGPPRGAQPGEWPTPGQHV from the coding sequence GTGACGTCGAGTATTCATCCCACCGCGCCACCCGCGGCGCAGCATGGTGAGCCGCCCGAGGCCCGGCCGACCGCAGGTCTCGGCGAGGTGCAGCAGGTCGCGGGCGCCATCTCGGCCAATGTGGAACGGGTGCTGGTCGGCAAGCCGGAGGTGGTGCGCACGGCGATGGTGACGCTGCTCGCCGAGGGACACCTCCTCGTCGAAGACGTGCCGGGAGTGGGAAAGACCTCCCTCGCCAAGGCGCTGGGCAAGTCGATCGACTGCACGGTCAGCCGCATCCAGTTCACCCCGGACCTCCTGCCGAGCGACATCACCGGCGTCTCCATCTACAACCGGCAGAACTCCGAGTTCGAGTTCCGCCCCGGACCGGTCTTCGCCAACATCGTCGTGGGCGACGAGATCAATCGAGCCTCGCCCAAGACCCAGTCGGCGCTGCTGGAGTGCATGGCCGAGCATCAGGTGACCGTCGACGGCAAGACCTATCCGCTCGGCGCGCCCTTCATGGTGGTGGCGACCCAGAACCCGGTCGAGATGGAGGGCACCTACGCCCTTCCCGAGGCACAGCGAGACCGCTTCACCGCTCGGGTCTCCATCGGCTACCCCGACCCGCAGGCCGAGCTGGCGATGGTCGACGAGCACTCCGGCCACGACCCGATGGCCGACCTGCGGCCGGTCTCCACCGCCGCCCACGTCCTCGAACTCGTCAAGGCGGTCCGAGGAGTCCACCTGGCCACCGAGGTCCGGCGCTATGCCGTCGAGCTCGTGTCCGCCAGCAGACGACTTCCCGAGCTACGGCTGGGTGCCTCGCCGAGGGCGACCCTGCATCTGGTCAAGGCGGCTCGGGCACAGGCCGCCCTACTGGGCAGGGACTTCGTCGTCCCGGACGACGTGCAGGCGGTGGCGATCCCCGTCCTCGCTCATCGACTGGTGCTCACCGCCGAGGCCCATGCCGCGCGGCGGACGTCGTCCGAGCTGGTGCGAGCGCTGTTGCACCGCGTCCCCGTTCCGCAGGGCGGCGGTCCCGTGCCACCGGGCGGCGGTCCGCCGCGCGGCGCACAACCCGGCGAGTGGCCCACACCCGGGCAGCACGTCTGA